In one Acidimicrobium ferrooxidans DSM 10331 genomic region, the following are encoded:
- the lysA gene encoding diaminopimelate decarboxylase, translated as MGERLGALPVRLWPRGAGIGASGELTIQGISVHELADRFGTPLFVYDEDEVRARIDELRSGLGALQVTYASKAFSAVAMARIVADTGLWWDAASAGELEAARRGGVPAERIVLHGNNKGVDELLLADEVGVGRIVVDAHEELERIARLGLGRRRLWLRVVPGIEAHTHAFVRTGQVDSKFGLQLDDGSAERALTWARAHGLTVVGIHAHIGSQIFDLDPFGELAGRMGAVREAWGVDEVSLGGGIGVPYVRDERAPTLEEWGRSIAEATTLAGMDPERTFVEPGRALVAPAAITLYRVGVVKRIPGVRTYVAVDGGMSDNPRPVLYGSGYEAVAAGRLEAPHTTAMRVVGKHCESGDVLVANALLPEDLAAGELIVTPVTGAYGYSMGSNYNRLPRPSVVMVRDGVAREIVRREQLDDLFRLEVGS; from the coding sequence GTGGGTGAGCGCCTCGGTGCGCTCCCAGTGCGCCTGTGGCCTCGTGGGGCGGGCATCGGCGCGAGCGGCGAGCTGACGATCCAGGGCATCAGCGTGCACGAGCTGGCCGATCGCTTCGGCACGCCGCTGTTCGTCTACGACGAGGACGAGGTACGAGCACGCATCGACGAGCTGCGGTCGGGGCTGGGTGCGCTGCAGGTGACCTATGCGTCGAAGGCGTTCTCTGCGGTGGCGATGGCCCGCATCGTCGCCGACACCGGGCTCTGGTGGGACGCTGCCTCGGCCGGGGAGCTCGAGGCGGCTCGTCGAGGCGGCGTGCCTGCGGAGCGTATCGTACTCCATGGCAATAACAAGGGCGTCGATGAGCTCCTGCTCGCCGACGAGGTTGGGGTCGGCAGAATCGTTGTCGACGCCCACGAGGAGCTCGAGCGCATCGCGCGTCTTGGTCTCGGCCGTCGGCGACTCTGGCTCCGCGTCGTGCCGGGGATCGAGGCCCACACCCACGCCTTCGTCCGCACGGGGCAGGTCGACTCCAAGTTCGGGCTTCAGCTCGACGATGGCTCTGCGGAGCGAGCACTCACGTGGGCGCGTGCGCACGGCCTCACGGTCGTGGGGATCCACGCCCATATCGGGTCACAGATCTTCGACCTCGATCCCTTCGGCGAGCTCGCCGGGCGTATGGGGGCGGTGCGCGAAGCCTGGGGGGTCGACGAGGTCAGCCTCGGTGGCGGCATTGGCGTGCCCTACGTCCGTGACGAACGGGCACCGACGCTCGAGGAGTGGGGGCGCTCCATCGCCGAGGCGACAACGCTGGCCGGCATGGATCCGGAGCGCACCTTCGTCGAGCCGGGCCGCGCGCTGGTGGCTCCCGCCGCGATCACGCTGTACCGTGTCGGCGTGGTCAAGCGGATCCCGGGGGTGAGGACCTACGTGGCCGTCGACGGGGGCATGTCGGACAACCCTCGACCGGTGCTCTACGGGTCTGGCTACGAGGCCGTCGCCGCCGGCCGACTCGAGGCGCCGCACACGACGGCGATGCGCGTGGTCGGTAAGCACTGTGAGTCCGGAGACGTGCTGGTGGCCAACGCCCTGTTGCCGGAAGACCTCGCTGCTGGCGAGCTCATCGTGACTCCGGTCACGGGGGCGTACGGCTACTCGATGGGGTCGAACTACAACCGGTTGCCGCGTCCGAGCGTGGTCATGGTTCGTGACGGCGTCGCCCGCGAGATCGTCCGTCGCGAGCAGCTCGATGATCTGTTCCGTCTGGAGGTGGGCTCGTGA
- a CDS encoding arginine--tRNA ligase — translation MTTAGWLHEVLVTAVHEELRARGIADAVEVGPLVEPRERAHGDLATPIALELARTVGVAPRVLAEALVARLEPRVAGRVERLEVAGPGFVNIHLSPAALLGDVQAMAADLAAALAVDVGHGARALVEFVSANPTGPLHIGNGWLSIYGDALARLLAHGGFEVSREYYVNDTGGQIRSLGASILAARRGEPIPEEGYRGDYVHELSGRYDGPDDVVAAGSWAVPEILAMIRATLEELNIHFDSWYSQAAIEGGGLVEEVVARLSALDATYEADGALWFAAERFGDTRDRVLRKANGDYTYLAGDIAYHYDKLVVRGFDLAIDVFGADHHGQVASLHAAMRALGIDDRRLEIRLGQMVSLLDNGAAVKFSKRAGTAIALSWLVKELGADATRLLALSSSIDRASQVDLVKARAESSENPVYYIQYAHARVAALRRQAAAMGLALDPAASLTALGHPRELELARVLLRLNRVLETAIVERAPHRVVAWLLEAASAFHGFYHDCPILVEPDPLVRGARFALADLTGQVLARTLALIGVRAVEEM, via the coding sequence GTGACCACCGCGGGTTGGCTCCACGAGGTTCTGGTGACGGCGGTGCACGAGGAGCTTCGCGCTCGCGGCATCGCTGATGCGGTCGAGGTCGGCCCACTCGTCGAGCCGCGCGAGCGCGCGCACGGCGACTTGGCGACGCCTATCGCGCTCGAGCTGGCGCGCACGGTCGGGGTCGCACCTCGTGTGCTCGCCGAGGCACTCGTTGCGCGTCTCGAACCGCGTGTCGCTGGCCGTGTCGAGCGTCTCGAGGTCGCTGGCCCTGGTTTCGTGAACATCCATCTCAGCCCAGCGGCCCTGCTCGGCGACGTGCAGGCGATGGCGGCCGATCTTGCGGCCGCGCTCGCTGTCGACGTCGGTCACGGTGCACGGGCGCTCGTCGAGTTCGTCTCGGCGAATCCGACCGGTCCTCTCCACATCGGCAACGGTTGGCTCAGCATCTACGGCGACGCCCTTGCACGCTTGTTGGCCCACGGAGGGTTCGAGGTTTCGCGTGAGTACTACGTGAACGACACTGGCGGCCAGATCCGCTCGCTCGGTGCCTCGATCCTCGCGGCACGCCGAGGGGAGCCCATCCCCGAAGAGGGCTACCGCGGCGACTACGTCCACGAGCTCTCGGGCCGCTACGACGGCCCCGACGACGTGGTCGCGGCGGGCAGCTGGGCTGTGCCCGAGATCCTCGCCATGATCCGAGCCACCCTCGAAGAGCTCAACATCCACTTCGATTCGTGGTACTCCCAGGCAGCGATCGAAGGTGGCGGACTCGTCGAGGAGGTCGTCGCACGCCTGAGTGCTCTCGACGCGACCTACGAGGCCGACGGTGCACTCTGGTTTGCGGCCGAACGCTTCGGCGATACGCGTGATCGCGTGCTGCGCAAGGCGAACGGTGACTACACCTACCTCGCGGGCGACATCGCCTACCACTACGACAAACTGGTCGTGCGGGGATTCGACCTCGCGATCGATGTGTTCGGCGCCGACCACCACGGGCAGGTGGCGAGCCTGCATGCAGCGATGCGCGCCCTCGGGATCGACGACCGGCGTCTCGAGATTCGGCTCGGGCAGATGGTGTCGCTCCTCGACAACGGTGCTGCCGTGAAGTTCTCGAAGCGTGCGGGAACGGCGATCGCGCTCTCATGGCTCGTGAAGGAACTCGGGGCGGATGCGACCCGCTTGCTCGCGCTGTCGTCGTCGATCGACCGTGCCTCGCAGGTCGATCTCGTCAAGGCTCGGGCCGAGTCGAGCGAGAACCCGGTGTACTACATCCAGTACGCCCATGCGAGGGTCGCGGCGCTCCGTCGACAGGCGGCAGCCATGGGTCTCGCTCTCGACCCCGCCGCATCGCTCACTGCCCTCGGCCACCCTCGCGAGCTCGAGCTGGCTCGTGTGCTCTTGCGCCTCAACCGTGTGCTCGAGACCGCGATCGTCGAACGTGCGCCGCATCGCGTCGTCGCCTGGCTGCTGGAGGCGGCCTCGGCGTTCCACGGCTTCTACCACGACTGCCCGATCCTGGTCGAGCCCGACCCACTGGTACGCGGGGCCAGGTTTGCACTTGCGGACCTCACCGGTCAGGTGCTGGCGCGGACGCTCGCCTTGATCGGGGTCCGCGCGGTCGAGGAGATGTAG
- a CDS encoding UDP-N-acetylmuramoyl-L-alanyl-D-glutamate--2,6-diaminopimelate ligase — protein sequence MTTLTVIAGCEVGEGAVDRSMGSASLAEEPREEEARAVVLTLRDLHGLVPSARLVGDPSVAIADITLDSRSVSPGAMFCATRGSRFDGHDFVSDAIARGAVALLVQHEVALDIPQLVVPSVRHAIGGLVAGFFGRPSERLDLVGITGTNGKTTTSYFIDSILSLAGRRTGLIGTIEARFGDSNRPSMFTTPEAPELHRLLRQMVDDGVDSVVMEVSSHGIDQHRIDGTSFRIGVFTNLSPEHLDYHGTIEQYYAAKAQLFLPERTKQAVIGTDTEWGVRLATQVRIPAVTYGPAPFSDYRVEDVRYDEYGTIFTVVVGGRRRWRLRVPIYGIHNAYNAAAAVAVAEALGIEGDTIERGLAECHQVAGRFQRIDAGQPFTVVVDYAHTPDSLRALIATARALSPKGRVILVAGARGRRDRLKRPELGRAAATADVAILTADNPGDEDPGEIVAQLLAGTLDVDHKQIIVELDRRGAIGHAIEIAEESDVVLIVGRGHEQTFRVGQTVYRLDDREAAREAILAKLAR from the coding sequence ATGACGACGCTCACGGTGATCGCTGGGTGCGAGGTGGGAGAGGGGGCCGTTGATCGCTCCATGGGGAGCGCTAGCCTAGCTGAAGAACCCAGAGAGGAAGAGGCAAGGGCCGTTGTGCTGACGCTGCGTGATCTGCATGGACTCGTGCCAAGCGCTCGTCTGGTGGGCGACCCCTCGGTGGCGATCGCCGACATCACGCTGGATTCACGGTCGGTCTCGCCTGGAGCGATGTTCTGTGCGACGCGGGGATCGCGTTTCGATGGTCATGACTTCGTCAGCGATGCGATCGCGCGTGGCGCCGTCGCGCTGCTCGTGCAGCACGAGGTGGCACTCGACATCCCGCAACTCGTGGTTCCGTCGGTGCGGCACGCGATCGGCGGGCTCGTCGCGGGGTTCTTCGGCCGTCCATCGGAGCGGCTCGATCTCGTCGGCATCACCGGCACCAATGGCAAGACGACGACCTCGTACTTCATCGACTCCATCTTGAGCCTTGCCGGCCGCCGAACTGGACTCATCGGCACCATCGAGGCGCGCTTCGGGGACTCCAACCGTCCGTCGATGTTCACCACGCCCGAGGCGCCCGAGCTGCATCGCTTGCTCCGGCAGATGGTCGACGACGGAGTCGACTCCGTCGTGATGGAGGTGTCGTCGCACGGAATCGACCAGCACCGTATCGACGGCACGAGCTTTCGAATCGGGGTCTTCACCAACCTCTCGCCCGAGCACCTTGACTATCACGGCACCATCGAGCAGTACTACGCGGCCAAGGCCCAGCTCTTCCTACCCGAGCGAACCAAGCAGGCGGTGATCGGCACCGACACCGAGTGGGGCGTGCGGCTCGCGACCCAGGTTCGCATCCCTGCGGTGACCTACGGGCCAGCCCCGTTTTCGGACTATCGCGTCGAGGACGTGCGCTACGACGAGTACGGGACGATCTTCACCGTGGTCGTCGGCGGCCGGCGTCGCTGGCGTCTGCGTGTGCCCATCTACGGCATTCACAACGCCTACAACGCGGCAGCGGCGGTGGCGGTCGCAGAAGCGCTCGGGATCGAGGGCGACACGATCGAGCGGGGGCTGGCCGAGTGTCATCAGGTCGCGGGGCGCTTCCAGCGGATCGACGCGGGACAACCGTTCACGGTCGTGGTCGACTACGCGCACACGCCGGATTCGCTGCGAGCGCTCATTGCGACCGCACGAGCGCTCTCCCCGAAGGGACGAGTGATTCTGGTTGCGGGGGCTCGGGGCCGACGTGACCGCCTGAAGCGTCCCGAGCTGGGACGGGCCGCAGCGACCGCCGACGTCGCCATCTTGACGGCCGACAATCCTGGCGACGAAGACCCAGGTGAGATCGTGGCGCAGCTGCTCGCAGGCACGCTCGACGTGGACCACAAGCAGATCATCGTGGAACTCGATCGGCGTGGAGCGATCGGCCACGCGATCGAGATCGCCGAGGAGTCCGACGTCGTGCTCATCGTGGGGCGCGGCCACGAGCAGACCTTCCGGGTGGGCCAGACGGTCTACCGGTTGGACGATCGCGAGGCCGCACGTGAGGCGATCCTCGCGAAGCTGGCTCGGTAG
- a CDS encoding glycosyltransferase family 2 protein, with product MSVVIAAYNAAATITDALESVHRQQYPPIEIIVVDDGSTDDTIAVVERSGLTSAIIRQANQGPSRARNAGVRAAHGDWIAFLDADDVWHPAKLAEQVAVVERHGDAAIVATDWARALDQLGVPAASHLEWFGYRDLVVLNRFQTSTVLMRRAVLDAIGGFDASLDGVEDWDCWLRGALHGPVALLHAPLVLYRDSPGGVSKDLRRLRAGAIAVMERERQRGVLHPDDAQDLLAWHLERLFVAEVLVRDWPGALDALKDVLLAPPHAHLRAARGLLGPFLLERLNRRRGRAAA from the coding sequence GTGAGCGTCGTCATCGCCGCCTACAACGCCGCGGCCACGATCACCGACGCGCTCGAGAGCGTGCACCGCCAGCAGTATCCCCCGATCGAGATCATCGTCGTCGACGATGGCTCGACCGACGACACCATCGCGGTCGTCGAGCGCAGCGGCCTTACGAGCGCCATCATCCGTCAAGCCAATCAAGGCCCGTCGCGTGCTCGCAACGCCGGGGTCCGCGCAGCCCACGGAGACTGGATCGCGTTCCTCGACGCCGACGACGTGTGGCATCCAGCCAAGCTCGCCGAGCAGGTCGCGGTCGTCGAGCGCCACGGCGACGCAGCGATCGTCGCCACCGATTGGGCGCGGGCCCTCGACCAGCTCGGGGTGCCTGCCGCGAGCCACCTGGAGTGGTTCGGCTACCGCGACCTCGTCGTCTTGAATCGCTTTCAGACCTCCACCGTCCTCATGCGACGCGCTGTGCTCGATGCGATCGGAGGATTCGACGCCTCGCTCGACGGCGTCGAAGATTGGGACTGCTGGTTACGCGGTGCACTCCACGGCCCGGTGGCACTCCTTCACGCCCCGCTCGTCCTCTACCGCGACAGTCCGGGTGGCGTCTCGAAGGATCTCCGACGCCTGCGCGCAGGAGCGATCGCCGTCATGGAGCGCGAGCGCCAGCGCGGGGTGCTCCATCCCGACGACGCACAGGACCTTCTCGCATGGCACCTCGAACGGCTCTTCGTCGCCGAGGTCCTGGTTCGCGATTGGCCCGGTGCGCTCGACGCGCTGAAGGACGTCCTGCTCGCTCCGCCCCACGCTCACCTTCGCGCTGCGAGGGGCCTCCTCGGACCGTTCCTCCTCGAACGACTCAACCGGCGGCGCGGTCGCGCCGCGGCGTGA
- a CDS encoding DedA family protein, protein MAVFIRLLLSVPTWLVLVLVFGFPALESSIFLGFIFPGETSVVLGGVLAAEHRFPVWESGSLAALGAIVGDSVGFWVGRRFGEPLLAKVPERLLSKRQRDRAVGFVQRRGALGVVVGRFTTVLRVLVPGIAGMAEMPYRRRFLPANVVGGVGWAALYTGLGYVAGRNYSSVLTSASLTSTAVLAAIVVVALGLWLWHHVITPRRDRAAG, encoded by the coding sequence GTGGCGGTATTCATTCGGCTTTTGCTGTCGGTTCCGACATGGCTGGTCTTGGTCCTGGTCTTTGGCTTTCCAGCTCTCGAGTCGTCGATCTTTCTCGGGTTCATCTTCCCTGGCGAGACGTCGGTGGTGCTCGGCGGGGTGCTCGCTGCGGAGCACCGGTTCCCGGTGTGGGAGTCAGGATCACTGGCTGCGCTGGGGGCCATCGTCGGTGACTCGGTCGGGTTCTGGGTGGGGCGCCGTTTCGGCGAGCCGCTCCTTGCCAAGGTCCCGGAGCGCCTGCTCTCGAAGCGACAACGTGACCGAGCGGTTGGATTCGTCCAACGCAGGGGAGCACTCGGCGTCGTCGTCGGTCGCTTCACGACCGTCCTTCGTGTGCTGGTGCCGGGCATCGCGGGCATGGCCGAGATGCCCTATCGTCGTCGCTTTCTGCCGGCCAACGTGGTAGGTGGCGTCGGGTGGGCAGCGCTCTACACGGGTCTCGGTTACGTGGCTGGAAGGAACTACAGCTCGGTCCTCACCTCGGCAAGCCTGACCAGTACGGCTGTGCTGGCGGCGATCGTGGTGGTGGCGCTCGGACTCTGGTTGTGGCACCACGTCATCACGCCGCGGCGCGACCGCGCCGCCGGTTGA
- a CDS encoding Sec-independent protein translocase subunit TatA/TatB, whose protein sequence is MVLADVLGPFDLIVVLIVALLIFGGSKLPKVARSLGTATQEFKRGAQEGPKRTTSEPPSPESPSSDDASS, encoded by the coding sequence ATGGTACTCGCAGACGTGCTCGGTCCGTTCGACCTGATCGTCGTGTTGATCGTAGCGCTCCTCATCTTCGGCGGTTCGAAGCTCCCGAAGGTCGCACGCTCACTCGGAACAGCGACCCAAGAGTTCAAGCGCGGCGCCCAGGAAGGTCCGAAGCGCACGACGTCGGAGCCCCCTTCGCCAGAGAGTCCCTCCAGCGACGACGCAAGCTCCTAG